The following are encoded together in the Serratia odorifera genome:
- a CDS encoding Lrp/AsnC family transcriptional regulator produces MLDKTDRKLLRLLQQDCTQSLQAMAEAVNLTSTPCWKRLKRLEDEGYIRGRVALLDNEKLGLGLTAFVLIKTQQHSSEWYQAFVDLTAQMPEVLAFYRMAGEYDYLLQVQVADMKSYDNFYKRLVNGVPGLIDVTSSFAMEKIKYTTALPVPE; encoded by the coding sequence ATGCTAGATAAAACAGATCGTAAGCTGTTGCGCCTGTTACAACAGGACTGTACCCAGTCGCTGCAGGCGATGGCCGAGGCGGTCAACCTGACCTCGACGCCGTGCTGGAAGCGACTGAAGCGCCTGGAGGATGAAGGTTACATTCGCGGTCGCGTGGCATTGCTGGATAACGAAAAGCTCGGATTGGGGCTGACGGCGTTTGTGCTGATCAAAACCCAGCAGCACAGCAGCGAGTGGTATCAGGCTTTTGTCGACCTCACGGCGCAGATGCCGGAAGTGCTGGCGTTTTATCGCATGGCGGGCGAGTACGACTATCTGCTGCAAGTGCAGGTTGCGGACATGAAAAGCTACGATAACTTTTACAAACGGCTGGTAAATGGCGTACCGGGATTGATTGACGTCACGTCGAGCTTCGCGATGGAAAAAATCAAATATACTACTGCGCTGCCGGTTCCGGAGTGA
- a CDS encoding PLP-dependent cysteine synthase family protein: MTNTWVKYAIGEIEADFQRSADTHLIRLNLAEFPGIHLYLKDESTHPTGSLKHRLARSLFLYGLCNGWINQNTPIIEASSGSTAVSEAYFARMIGLPFIAVMPSCTARRKVEQITFYGGRCHFVDHAAQIYATSEQLAQELNGHYMDQFTYAERATDWRGNNNIADSIFRQMAREPFPVPKHIVMSAGTGGTSATLGRYIRYQGHDTQLTVVDPENSVFYDCFQHHDRTLIGSCGSRIEGIGRPRAEPSFIPSVIDNMLRVPDAASVATIHWLEGILGRKVGASTGTNLWGALQLARQMRERGEQGAIVTLLCDSGERYLDTYYNPQWVSSHIGDLTPYLEQLRNL, from the coding sequence ATGACAAACACTTGGGTAAAATATGCTATCGGTGAAATAGAAGCGGATTTCCAGCGCTCCGCCGACACCCACCTGATCCGCCTCAACCTGGCTGAGTTTCCCGGCATTCACCTTTATCTGAAGGATGAAAGCACCCACCCGACCGGCAGCCTCAAGCATCGCCTGGCCCGTTCGCTGTTTTTGTACGGATTGTGCAATGGCTGGATCAACCAGAATACGCCGATTATCGAAGCTTCTTCCGGCAGCACTGCGGTATCGGAAGCCTACTTCGCGCGCATGATTGGCCTGCCGTTCATTGCGGTGATGCCATCTTGCACCGCGCGGCGCAAAGTGGAGCAAATTACCTTCTATGGCGGCCGCTGCCACTTTGTCGATCATGCCGCACAGATCTATGCCACTTCTGAACAACTGGCCCAAGAGCTGAATGGCCACTATATGGATCAGTTCACCTACGCCGAACGTGCGACCGACTGGCGCGGTAACAACAATATTGCCGACAGTATTTTTCGCCAGATGGCGCGCGAACCGTTCCCGGTGCCGAAACACATCGTGATGAGCGCCGGCACCGGCGGTACCTCGGCAACGCTGGGCCGCTATATCCGCTATCAAGGGCATGATACGCAACTGACGGTAGTCGATCCGGAAAACTCGGTGTTCTATGACTGTTTCCAGCACCACGATCGCACGCTGATCGGCAGCTGTGGCAGCCGGATAGAAGGTATCGGACGCCCACGCGCGGAACCGTCGTTTATTCCTTCGGTGATCGACAATATGCTGCGCGTACCGGATGCCGCCAGCGTTGCCACCATCCACTGGCTGGAAGGCATTCTGGGGCGCAAGGTGGGCGCATCCACCGGCACCAATCTGTGGGGAGCGCTGCAACTGGCCAGGCAAATGCGTGAGCGTGGAGAACAAGGCGCTATCGTCACCTTGCTGTGCGATAGCGGCGAACGCTATCTGGATACCTACTACAACCCGCAATGGGTCAGCAGCCATATCGGCGATCTGACGCCGTACCTGGAACAGCTGCGCAACCTGTAA
- the cof gene encoding HMP-PP phosphatase, translating into MYRLAAFDMDGTLLTPDHRIGPETLAALNQLVEREMIVTFATGRHYLDAQPIMAQLGLQGYLITGNGTRVYDNRGQQLHASDLPAQIAEQLLHRQWDTSASMHVFRDEGWLTEFAAPELLRAHHLSGFHFQLTDPRNLPTSGNSKVCFVGAHQELMRLQTQLQAHFAGRVDLCFSAYDCLEVLPLGCNKGAALTVLGAHLGVSMAECMAFGDAMNDKEMLAAVGHGVVMGNALPQLKAQLPQLTVIGHCQTQAVAHYLNHWLCSPGSPYTPV; encoded by the coding sequence ATGTATCGCCTGGCAGCGTTCGATATGGATGGCACATTGCTGACTCCCGACCATCGCATTGGGCCGGAAACGCTGGCTGCGCTGAATCAATTGGTTGAACGCGAGATGATCGTTACCTTCGCCACTGGCCGTCATTACCTTGATGCGCAACCGATCATGGCGCAGTTGGGCCTGCAGGGCTACCTGATTACCGGTAACGGCACCCGGGTCTACGATAATCGCGGGCAGCAACTGCATGCCAGCGATTTGCCGGCGCAGATTGCCGAACAGCTGCTGCATCGTCAGTGGGATACCTCGGCCAGCATGCACGTTTTTCGTGATGAGGGGTGGCTGACCGAATTTGCTGCGCCGGAACTGTTGCGGGCGCACCATCTGAGCGGTTTTCATTTTCAGCTGACCGATCCGCGCAACCTGCCGACCAGCGGTAACAGCAAGGTATGTTTCGTAGGAGCGCATCAGGAACTGATGCGGTTGCAGACGCAGTTGCAGGCGCATTTTGCCGGGCGGGTGGATCTGTGTTTTTCGGCTTACGATTGCCTGGAAGTGCTGCCGCTGGGCTGCAATAAGGGGGCGGCGCTGACCGTACTCGGCGCTCACCTGGGCGTCTCCATGGCGGAGTGCATGGCGTTTGGCGATGCGATGAATGATAAGGAAATGCTCGCCGCCGTCGGCCACGGCGTGGTGATGGGCAATGCATTACCGCAGTTGAAAGCGCAACTGCCGCAACTTACGGTTATCGGCCACTGCCAAACGCAGGCGGTGGCCCACTATTTGAACCATTGGCTGTGTTCACCTGGCTCCCCATATACCCCCGTATAG
- a CDS encoding SgrR family transcriptional regulator, with the protein MRLIHRLGQYQRLYQQLGSEPVLMTMAQLAALFYCSERHARTLVQQMQHQGWLSWHSQAGRGKRASLQCLKMPDELRSALLQRLLQQGDHQGALALVRLDPQHLQEVLSPHLGGQWQADSPTLRIPYYRRLESLDPLSLTGRAEQHLVSTLHAGLTRFTTGNRLPQPDLAHHWQISPDGLRWQFFLRSQLRWHNGEPLSGQQLLQTLEKLRSHPRSMPSLASVAAIALPHALCIQFDLHTPDYWLAHRLADLPCLMTHPENATLGAGAFKLTLNEPHLVRLEQHPYYHLQHPYLESIEYWITPALAAGGDASCQHPVRITIGQQEELPFARPVQRSMSLGWCYLALNLRRGTLSQAQGKKLLMLIQRSGLLANLPIPNGVITPSQEMLPGWAIPQHSAAKNLALPPKLTLLYRPPVELMTVTQALKALLAEHGCELEIRYFSGKRWQSAEQIAEADLLLADNLIGEAPEATLESWLRQDALWQAILPPSAARQQTHRLRQIQQYPDESRRFAAMQSYYQQLMETAIITPLFNYQYQVSAPPRIHGVTLTAHGWFDFCQAWLPPPVA; encoded by the coding sequence ATGCGCCTGATTCACCGTCTTGGCCAGTATCAACGCCTGTATCAACAACTCGGTAGCGAACCGGTATTAATGACCATGGCGCAGCTGGCGGCGTTGTTTTATTGCAGTGAACGACACGCACGCACCCTGGTGCAACAAATGCAGCACCAGGGCTGGCTGAGTTGGCATTCACAGGCCGGTCGCGGCAAACGCGCCAGCCTGCAGTGTCTGAAAATGCCGGACGAGCTGCGCAGCGCACTGTTACAACGCCTATTACAGCAAGGCGATCATCAAGGCGCGCTGGCGCTGGTTCGATTGGATCCGCAACATCTGCAGGAGGTGCTGAGCCCGCACCTCGGCGGGCAATGGCAGGCGGATAGCCCAACGTTGCGTATCCCTTATTATCGGCGATTGGAATCGCTGGATCCGTTGTCGCTCACCGGTCGCGCGGAACAGCATCTGGTTTCCACTCTGCACGCCGGCTTGACTCGCTTTACGACCGGCAACCGGCTTCCACAGCCGGATCTGGCGCACCACTGGCAAATCAGCCCCGACGGCCTGCGTTGGCAGTTTTTTCTGCGTAGTCAATTGCGTTGGCATAACGGCGAACCGCTCAGCGGCCAGCAACTATTGCAGACCCTGGAAAAACTGCGCTCGCACCCGCGCAGCATGCCGAGTCTGGCAAGCGTCGCCGCGATCGCTCTGCCACATGCGTTATGCATCCAGTTCGATCTGCATACGCCGGATTATTGGCTGGCGCATCGATTGGCCGACTTGCCCTGCCTGATGACCCACCCGGAAAATGCTACGCTCGGCGCCGGCGCGTTCAAGCTGACGCTGAACGAACCGCACCTGGTACGGTTGGAACAGCACCCGTATTATCATTTGCAACACCCGTACCTGGAGAGTATCGAATACTGGATCACACCGGCGCTGGCGGCCGGCGGCGACGCCAGTTGTCAGCATCCGGTACGCATCACCATCGGCCAGCAGGAGGAACTGCCCTTTGCCCGACCGGTACAACGCAGCATGAGCCTCGGCTGGTGTTATCTGGCGCTCAACCTGCGACGCGGCACACTCAGCCAGGCCCAGGGCAAGAAGCTGCTGATGCTGATCCAGCGGTCTGGCCTGCTGGCCAACCTGCCGATCCCCAATGGCGTCATCACCCCCAGCCAGGAAATGCTGCCTGGCTGGGCCATTCCGCAGCACTCGGCCGCTAAAAACCTGGCGTTGCCACCAAAACTCACGCTGCTGTATCGCCCGCCGGTGGAACTGATGACGGTAACCCAGGCGCTGAAAGCGCTATTGGCCGAACACGGCTGTGAGTTGGAGATCCGTTATTTTTCCGGCAAGCGTTGGCAGAGCGCGGAACAAATCGCCGAGGCCGATTTGCTGCTGGCCGATAATCTGATCGGTGAAGCACCGGAGGCAACCTTGGAAAGCTGGCTGCGGCAGGACGCGCTGTGGCAGGCCATTTTGCCGCCGTCCGCGGCCCGCCAGCAGACGCACAGGCTGCGGCAAATTCAGCAATACCCGGACGAGTCGCGGCGCTTTGCCGCAATGCAGTCTTATTATCAACAATTGATGGAGACGGCGATCATCACTCCGCTGTTCAATTATCAATATCAGGTCAGTGCGCCGCCACGCATTCATGGCGTCACGCTCACCGCTCACGGCTGGTTTGATTTTTGCCAGGCCTGGTTGCCCCCGCCGGTGGCGTAA
- the queC gene encoding 7-cyano-7-deazaguanine synthase QueC yields the protein MRRAVVVFSGGQDSTTCLIQALQQYDEVHCITFDYGQRHRAEIDVAQELSHSLGAKAHKILDVGLLNELAISSLTRDNIPVPAFGSETEGGLPSTFVPGRNILFLTLAAIYAYQVEAEAVITGVCETDFSGYPDCRDEFVKALNQAIVLGIARDIRFETPLMWLNKAETWALADYYHQLDRIRQDTLTCYNGIKGDGCGECAACHLRANGLTQYQSRQADIMASLKQKTGLI from the coding sequence ATGAGACGTGCCGTAGTGGTATTCAGCGGTGGACAAGACTCCACGACCTGCTTGATCCAGGCTTTGCAGCAGTATGACGAGGTTCACTGCATCACCTTCGATTACGGCCAGCGCCATCGCGCTGAGATTGACGTGGCTCAGGAACTGTCACACTCGCTCGGCGCCAAGGCCCACAAGATCCTGGACGTCGGCTTGCTCAACGAACTGGCAATCAGCAGCCTGACCCGCGACAACATTCCGGTTCCGGCGTTTGGTAGCGAAACCGAGGGCGGCCTGCCGAGCACCTTCGTACCGGGCCGCAATATCCTGTTCCTGACACTGGCAGCCATCTATGCCTATCAGGTGGAAGCGGAAGCGGTAATTACCGGGGTGTGCGAAACCGACTTTTCCGGTTATCCGGACTGTCGCGACGAATTCGTCAAGGCGCTCAATCAGGCCATCGTGCTGGGCATCGCCCGCGATATTCGTTTTGAAACGCCGCTGATGTGGCTTAACAAGGCGGAAACCTGGGCGCTGGCGGATTATTACCATCAGCTTGACCGCATACGCCAGGATACCCTGACCTGCTATAACGGCATCAAGGGCGACGGCTGTGGCGAATGCGCTGCCTGCCACCTGCGCGCCAATGGCCTGACGCAGTATCAAAGCCGACAAGCCGACATCATGGCGAGCCTGAAGCAAAAAACCGGGCTGATCTAA